In Polaribacter pacificus, the genomic window CCAACATTTATGGCTGGTGAGTTACCTTTTAAACTATAATCAGCATTAAAAGAAGGATCTGAATTTATGTTCCCTGTTTTGGATGAAATACTATCATCATTAAAACTCAATTCATCTAAAGAATTCGTAACCGTTAAAGAGTTTATTGGAGATTTATACAAATCTGTTATCGACCTACTCTTAGAGCCATTCGTAGCAGCTATGTTGTCCCAGAAAATAGAATTAGAAACCCTTGCATTAAAGGTACTTGTGATTCCAGCTCCTTTAGAAATTGCGACAACTGCTTTTGTGAAATTATTTAAGCCTTCTCCCGTACCAATATCTGAATGATTTACGTACGTATTATTTACTAAAGTTAGGTTTAAATCAGAGCCATTTGAAATAACTCTAAACCAAGAAGCACTACCACCCAATCCTTTTAGAGAAGCAGATAAATCTGCAGTTATATTGCCATCAAACAAAGTGTTTGCTACAGTAATATCCACATTTGAATTAGCTCTTACAAAGCTGTAAATACCTGATCCCCAACGCGACATATTATTGATGAATTTAGAATTTTCTACAAGCAAAGCGCCTCTTGTTCCTGTTGTGTTATTTAACTCAAACTCTGCAAGTAGCCCTGCATTGTCATTTCTACTTAAATTGTCTTTAATAATACAATTTTTAAGGGTTAATTTAGCAACAGCTTTATCTTTTACAATTGCTCCCCCTCTTTCTGTAGCGCTTACATTATTGTGTGCATCACTAATTGTTAAGCCGTCTAACAGTAAATTATTTCCAGTTGCTGTAATCTGAATAATGTGATAACTATTATCAGCGTTTCTAGTCGTATTGGCATAACTAGCTACAAAACTAGATACATTGACATCGTCATTGTTTAAATCTCCAGACAAAATAGTTTCATTTGCACCAAATACACGGTCATTTAAGGCTGTTTCTGTTCCTGCAAAGCCACCGTAAATTTTTAAATTCTCTTTAGAAATTGTATAATATACATCTCTAGAAGATGCATGGGGCTTATAGGTTCCTGAAGCGATCCAAATGACTCCACCAGCATAAGACTCATTAATAGCAGTCGTTATATCTGTAAATGCATTTGCCCAAGAACTACCGTCATTGTTCCCTGTAGCATCTGATTTTACATAGGTCGGAATCCCAGTGTTCTTAAAAATAACAGCAGGAGACCAAGCAGAAAAGCTTCCACTTCCACAATTTTTTCTTACATAAACCTTATAGGCTTTGGCAGTTGTTCCAGAAATAGATGTGCTACTTCCTCCAGCTACGTTTGTTACAATAATTGCAGATGATAATGGTTGAGAAATATCATGATAAGCAATATCTACAGCCTGTGTACCCGCTACATTTACATCAATATTAGTGGCTGTTACATTAGACGCCGTTAATTTGTCATTTTCGATAACTGTACAAAAATTATAATTGGCAATTGATGAAATTTCAGTAGCTGTTAATGCTCTATTATAGACTAAAATATCATCAATAGCATCGTTATATCTAAAATTAGCACCTAAAGTGTTGTTTCTATTATTCCCAATCGCTACATCTCCAGCAGTATCAAATACAGGCAACGTTCTCGCGGTTATTCCAGAAGATTCTGTTTGATATAAACTACCATCAATATAAAGTTCACCCAAAAAGGAATAACTACCAGACCTTGAACTTGAATTAAAACGAACAACAACATGATGCCAATTACCATCAGCAATAAGCCCACTAGTTAATGTTTTAGTTGCTACGGTATTTCCTCCGGTAAATCGATGTTCATAATTCATTCGAACATTTGCTACTATTTTACCCTGCTGAAGCATTATAGAATACCCTGTTTGGAACCCTGTAAAACTATTAGTCGTAATATTTTTTTGGCTATCGTCTATAATCGTTTTTAAATCATTAGAAACCGTACTTGTCTTTACCCAGAATGCATAGGTTATATCACTACCAGCTGTAAGGTTGGCTCTTGTTAAATAATCCCCATTTAAACGAATAGCTTTAGACGCAGTGCCCATTCTATCTGAAATTTGCGTCATAGCTGTTCCATTTTGAGTGAAACTTTGCCCATTAGCTCCATCAATAAAAACCGTACCAGAATCAAAGCCGTATTGAGCGATTAATCCATTGGTAGAATATTGCGCAAAAGAACCAATACTGACAAAAAGTAATAGTAAAAGTAATCTTATCTTCATAATGTATATTTTAATTAATTATGAAGCAAAAAAAGTGAATTTACCTATCAAAAGGCTTAAATTTATTCCCAATGAACTCGTTTAGTTTCCAGGGCTATCTTAACAGATCAACTACAAAAAATAGTTTCAAACTCTTCTTTGTAACTTTTACTAATAGGAATTTTAAATTGATTTTTTAATTGGATGTTTTTATCTTTTTTAGAATAGAAATCTATAGTGCTTGTATTTACAATCCAAGATCGATGCACTCTTATAAATTCTTCTTCAAATGAAAGCAAGTTTTCATAATAACTCAATTTTTTTGAAGCGATATATTTTTTATTTTCCTTCACATGAATAATAGAATACATCCGATCGGCTTCTATATATAAGATATCAACGAGGTTAAGCATTACATAATCACTCTTATATGGAATGGCTATTTTTTTAATTTTATTTTTATTTTCGTTAAGAAGAGCCAACCTAAGATTCCGTTCACTTTTATCAATCAATACGGTTGCTTTTTTAACCGCTTTTACTAATTTCTCTATAGCTATCGGTTTTAATAAATAATCCAATGCGGCAACCTCAAAAGCTTTTACAGCATATTTATCATATGCAGTAACAAATATTATTTGAAAATCAATAGTTGAAAATTCATTTAAAAGTTGGAATCCGTTTTTTTGAGGCATTTCTATGTCTAAAAAAACTAGTTGTGGTTGGTGTTTTTTTATTTCAACGACAGCCTCATCAACATTTTGTGCCTGAGAAACTACCGTAACATTTGGACAAAATTTAGATAACAAATACACTAGGTTTTCACGTGCATTTATTTCATCATCAATGATAATTGCATTTAATGTATTCATAATTATCTGGTATACGGGATTTTTAAAACCACCTGCGTACCTTCTTCAATATCTTGATAGGTAAAACCGATATCTGAATTGTAGTACTTTTTTAACAAGGCCAATCTTTCTTGAATTGCTTTTGTAGAAAAAGAGGTTTCTTTGTTTAGGTTTTTATCATTGATTGCTTTTGAAGCCTCAAGACCTATTCCATTATCAGTAATAACGCAGGTAAAAACATCATCGAAATAAAATTGAATCTTCACTTTTTTAACTCCATTTATTTTATGCAACAATCCATGTTTAATCGCATTTTCTATAAAAGGCTGAATAATCATAGATGGAATTTTAATGTCTTCTATTTCATGCTCATCGACAATTTCATACTCGAAATCATCACGGAAGCGCAGTTTCTCTAGTTCCAAATATTTTTTTAGGAGCGACAATTCTTCATCAAAGCCTACAAAACTTTTTTCGCTCATATTTAAGTTTTCTCGAATAAGAGAAGCAAATTTTGTGAGGTAATTATACGCTTCATATTTATCGCCCTTTAACACTAAGCTCTGTATAGAATTCATAGCATTAAACATAAAATGCGGATTCATTTGTGCTTTTAATGATTTTAATTGCAAATGAGCCAACTCACCTTTTTGTCTTTTTTCTAATTCAGAATATGCTTTTTCTAAATAATCTTCATTTTTTTTATTTTGTTTTTTAAAATAATACACAATTGCAAATGAACCGATAAATAGGAAGACTGCATTTAGATAACCAAAATAAAGATCAGGATAGATGTTTAAGTAACTATTTGGAACATAAAAAGAAAGAATACAAATTACTAGAGCAGAAAAATAAATCAGTTTACTTTCAAAGAAAAACAAAGAAACTAAGGGTATCAAAATATACATATACTCTCCATAGAAGCCTGTGTAAGCAAAATTTGCATTGTAAAAAAGTATGGAAAAACTAAAAAACAACAAAAGCAACCTTGCAGATGTATATCGTTCCTTTTTCTGCAAATAAAGAGCAGAAACAATCATCACCGACTGAGATACAAAAGACAAAAAAGACTGGAAGGTAATTTGTTGTAATACTGTTTCTACAAGAAAGAAGAAGAATAGATTTGCTAGTCCGACTATGATACAGTAATTAACAACTTTTATTCTTTTGATTTCTGATTTTACTGTTGTTGGATATATCCCAACATTGGCTAGGTTTGCTATTTTTTTAAACATTAATGGTTTTTAGTTTCAAATTCAAATTTCATTTTTTAAATGCCGACATGTTTAATTTAATTTCCGAATGTAGTTATATTATTTCCAAAATAAAAAACGCAACCAACTTAATGATTGCGTTTTGTTTTAATATGCTTCTGAAACGAGTTCAGAAATCTGTGTTTTGAGACCCCAAAGCTAGTTTTTGGGATAAGCGTTTCATAAGAATTTACTGTGTAAACTCAATATCCTGCTTATTTTACCTCCTCAAAGTCTACGTCTTCTACGTTATCTCCTTCTTGCTTAGCTTCTGGCTCACCTTGTTGTGCTCCAGCTCCAGCTTGTGCTTCTTGTTCTGCTTTGTACATCTCTTCTGATGCAGCTTTCCAAGCTTCATTGATTTTTTCCATTGCAGCATCAATTTGTGCAATATCTTTAGCTTCGTAGGCTTTTTTCAATTCTTCTAAAGCAGCTTCTATTGGAGCTTTTTTATCATCAGATAACTTATCTCCAAACTCTTTCAATTGCTTTTCTGTTTGGAAAATCATACCGTCTG contains:
- a CDS encoding InlB B-repeat-containing protein, producing the protein MKIRLLLLLLFVSIGSFAQYSTNGLIAQYGFDSGTVFIDGANGQSFTQNGTAMTQISDRMGTASKAIRLNGDYLTRANLTAGSDITYAFWVKTSTVSNDLKTIIDDSQKNITTNSFTGFQTGYSIMLQQGKIVANVRMNYEHRFTGGNTVATKTLTSGLIADGNWHHVVVRFNSSSRSGSYSFLGELYIDGSLYQTESSGITARTLPVFDTAGDVAIGNNRNNTLGANFRYNDAIDDILVYNRALTATEISSIANYNFCTVIENDKLTASNVTATNIDVNVAGTQAVDIAYHDISQPLSSAIIVTNVAGGSSTSISGTTAKAYKVYVRKNCGSGSFSAWSPAVIFKNTGIPTYVKSDATGNNDGSSWANAFTDITTAINESYAGGVIWIASGTYKPHASSRDVYYTISKENLKIYGGFAGTETALNDRVFGANETILSGDLNNDDVNVSSFVASYANTTRNADNSYHIIQITATGNNLLLDGLTISDAHNNVSATERGGAIVKDKAVAKLTLKNCIIKDNLSRNDNAGLLAEFELNNTTGTRGALLVENSKFINNMSRWGSGIYSFVRANSNVDITVANTLFDGNITADLSASLKGLGGSASWFRVISNGSDLNLTLVNNTYVNHSDIGTGEGLNNFTKAVVAISKGAGITSTFNARVSNSIFWDNIAATNGSKSRSITDLYKSPINSLTVTNSLDELSFNDDSISSKTGNINSDPSFNADYSLKGNSPAINVGINSAVIGATDLLNNKRIFDTTVDMGAFEFGSSAIVYRSLSTVANNGTVAINPNSTSGIYADGASVVLTATPSAGYEFDGFVIASGSGSFGLLSSSNPLTITMDADKTVTAKFKLIRHQLTITAANGTVTTNPNPVNGTYADGASVTLTATPDAGYGFVNWSGDASGTTNSITVTMNADTNIVANFSATASISDLDKLSFTSYPNPTKGAIKIITAENIKSIIIYNLIGKEVKAFKTKDIDISTLPLGVYILKVETENGKIGIRKIIKK
- a CDS encoding LytR/AlgR family response regulator transcription factor; this encodes MNTLNAIIIDDEINARENLVYLLSKFCPNVTVVSQAQNVDEAVVEIKKHQPQLVFLDIEMPQKNGFQLLNEFSTIDFQIIFVTAYDKYAVKAFEVAALDYLLKPIAIEKLVKAVKKATVLIDKSERNLRLALLNENKNKIKKIAIPYKSDYVMLNLVDILYIEADRMYSIIHVKENKKYIASKKLSYYENLLSFEEEFIRVHRSWIVNTSTIDFYSKKDKNIQLKNQFKIPISKSYKEEFETIFCS
- a CDS encoding sensor histidine kinase, which codes for MFKKIANLANVGIYPTTVKSEIKRIKVVNYCIIVGLANLFFFFLVETVLQQITFQSFLSFVSQSVMIVSALYLQKKERYTSARLLLLFFSFSILFYNANFAYTGFYGEYMYILIPLVSLFFFESKLIYFSALVICILSFYVPNSYLNIYPDLYFGYLNAVFLFIGSFAIVYYFKKQNKKNEDYLEKAYSELEKRQKGELAHLQLKSLKAQMNPHFMFNAMNSIQSLVLKGDKYEAYNYLTKFASLIRENLNMSEKSFVGFDEELSLLKKYLELEKLRFRDDFEYEIVDEHEIEDIKIPSMIIQPFIENAIKHGLLHKINGVKKVKIQFYFDDVFTCVITDNGIGLEASKAINDKNLNKETSFSTKAIQERLALLKKYYNSDIGFTYQDIEEGTQVVLKIPYTR